CTTCACCGTGCTTTCCTTCTCAATGTCATTGTTGTTCTCTTTCGCACATTCTCTTGTTACATGCCCAAAGCAGCTACatttttcacaaattaaatTCAAGTGCTCATATTCTATATCATACATATGACCATGAACTTGAATTATCTTTATGACTGGAAGTCCCAAGTTGATTTTCACAAATGATCTTGTATATTTTTTCCTCTTTGCAGACTTGGTGGCTAAGTCGATGCGGATTGGTTTTTCAACCGTTGACGCAATCATTTTCATGACTTTCTCTTGATAGTAGTTAATGTCTAAACATGTAATCCTTATCCAAACCATGGTAGACCCAAATATGTTACCATAAACCGCAACATAACTACCAGCAATCATCCACGGTCCTCCAAGGAGAACTTTTTCTCGATCCTCCAAAAGATCAAATTTGACTAAGAAATAGCTAAAACCGACATCTAGTACCTGATGTCCTCCTTTGATTCCCCAGACACCTTTAAGCCTGTGCGTGATCGCCATAtagctaaaattttttttaagaacttTGATCACGATGGCATCTTTGTAGGGCTCTGCCAATATCTCTTTGTCTCTTCCGTGAACGTCACAGTTGGTATCTCCGAGTCATCTTGCTTACCATCTACTGTAGCCATCTGATCTAATCCCTATCAAGAGAATTAGTAACCTCCAAAACTCTCTTTGCTGAAGTACCAACAATTTTATCTATGAACGATACCTTTTTACTTTGAATCTTGTTACTGTCCCCTTTAGTCTCCTCCTTTTCACTTGATGCATGCTTTTTTTGCTCTCCTTTTTATTGTTTCTGCCGACATAGCCAGCTACCTCACTATCTGCCACTCTCAAAGACTTAGACTCTCCCCATTCTCACCGCTCTCTATTTGAAAATTAGGTATTTAGgagtacaaaaaaaataatcaatccaaaattttattaatttgttataagagaaataatacttttttttcttttcgtaCATGAAAAATAATACTTTCATCACTTAGTGCAGTTTTTCCttttacaaataatatttatttattgtatttaattatgttcactttttaatcaacaaataaaaatatagataaagaTATACTGAAAAATGGTATAAATGATAAaactcaacttttttttttaaatatactaacaatatatatgattataGTATATATTTATGATTAAAGCATGAAATCATTAAGAAGCAATTCCCATAAAATGTGGCAAACACAGAAACATTGGACCCCTGGGCCCTGGCCATAGTACACATCATTATACGAACTTATCAACTGCCAACCACTGATAAAGTTTATCGATGTCTCTCTCAAATAGTGAGTATTGCATATAATGCTTAGTGATCTAGGAAAATAACATCACTCATGTTCGATAATCACTCCATATATATTcacatatgatttttttttatattatatatatttacataaatttaaaaaactgaCATTATCAAAATGAGTGACAATGTCTATTTCGGTGATCTATCAAAATACCGATAGTTCTCCAACTCCAATACCAATATATCATTTTGAAACTCTACCAAAAAACTCAATGTTTTTTGTATTCATATCTATatcccacaaaaaaaaaatggcatAGACAAAGAACCCAAAAGACATTGATCTGACCGTGACAGTACGCTGTTGTAAACTTTGAATTTACATACTAAAATAACTTCGATTGCAGTAGTTAATCATGCCAAAACTGTTATTAGTTTCAGCACAATCTTTATTTCTCAGTTTTTTACGTGACCAAATACACAAAACAATGTTGGGTGAATAAAATGTTCTCATGAACTTAAAAAGcttaagaaaagaagaataagcaAAACAGTAACAAGAAAATTAACTAGAAtgaattcttcttttcttgtacTAATAATTCTTCAAAAGaaatatcaataaatttattGTCTCTGTTCTCTACCCGTTCACGAGATTTTGCCTTGTCCAGCAAGCCCCAACTTTAAGCATCTTTATTAAATACATAGCATATTAATATAAGAGAGATTTTATAAGtagaagccatggtaactaacTAGATAATACAAAATATCTTAGGGAAACTAAAGCATCATTTGAATAGCATTAACATATTTCTGCAACAAAATTGAAGCAAAGATATTTATCAATTTTCTTATGATAGATTCGAATTAACAGTATACCTTCTGGTATGCTGGTGAGAGTTTAAGCTGCTATTGAAGTGAATTATAAACAAAAGCATCCTCCTTTAATCTCTTTTGCTCCAATTCAAGCTTGTATATCTATAATACTATTAGATACTCATTGATGCCATATATAGACTTGATGTGTTGATGACACAAAAGTTTGCTAGCTTCATCTTAGCCGACCTGTTAACGCAATCAATTAAAAGAAGATCTATCTGTGTTGCATAATAAAGACTTTGTTATTACAAATTTACATTGGATCTCATCAGCTTTATAACAAAAAGAGCATGTaaaagcaagtagaacaatCAACAGAACTTGAAAAGATTTATGCAACTTGAGAAGAATATTATTACTAAAGCCTAATATATAATCTAAGTAAGCATAAGCTGAGTTCTTCATCACAAGAAGCCCCCCATAAATTCCTGCTATAATGTTATTAATTGTTAAGCAAAATTATGCTAAAATATAGTGCCTATACTCCCCTGCTTTTTcataataaaactaataaaatgcACCCTTTAATACCAAAGCATGAAAGAAACTCTAGAGTTACCGGATAGAATTCAGAATTAGATGTTGCAAGGCCTTCATTTTTTCATTgatccttctccttcttctctgcTCAACAAGGAAAACTACCATAAGTTTGAATGAAATCGAAACCAAGTACCACAAAAGCCACTGTAAGAATTCAGAAAAACCTTTTTTGACAAATTATGAACTTCTACTGCTCTGCTCCTCTTTGATGAACGCTTGGAAGGTACAAGATTTGTTGGAACATCTTCTGCCAAGGCTTCCACACCCTTCTACATTTAGAAATTCTCAACCAATTGTGACATTAGGCAGCGTTTGGTTTGAGAGACATAGATACTGAAACATAGACACAGGGGTACACGTTCATTGATTATTTACTGAGACACGGATTTTTAGCAGACACGGATGGACACGCAAATACACAAATACACAATTTGTGTACTGAACCAAGGGGTAAAACACAAATTTTTAGACAtagacacaattttttttatttttttcaattatgcCCTTTACagatcttctttcttcttcttccatttttcaCGCTTTACCTCTCTCTGCAGAagatcttcttccttttctcccTCACCCCCAAACCACCATCTTCACCTTTCTCCTTTCTTTCTCCAACCAAACAACCGTCGCCTCTCTTCCTTCCCtccttcctctttctcttttttctttgttcttcGCTTCTATTTCATTACCGCCGCCGTTGCCTTTTGCCATGGTTGCCCCCAGATTTGTTTTTTGCGTTATCTCCAGATTCActgttcttcttctctctcttcgaGTCTGGCACTTCCGCTTCTCCCCTGCCACCTCTCCACCGCTGCATCTCTCCTACTCTTTCACTTTGCCCACTCTTTTCcagatttgttttaatttttcttcttaaaaaaattgttgaatTGATTATTAAAAAGATTCTTGATGCCATTGATGGTTGAATTTAttgttgaaattattaaaatttgttgttatttattttttggggTTGATGAAGAGTCTAGTATGTTGggcttttttttctcctttgtgAGGTCCAAGCCCAACTTAATGGGGTGTATTTTTGCACCTTTGTATCTCTACCATAATCAGATTGTTGGGGTCATTGAGAGGTAGAGAGTGTAGGCATCAAGTGAGATAGAAGAGGAAAAATAGAATTCCCATTTTTATGCAAAATAGTAAATTTCAAATAGAAGTTTCTCATTTGTTCACCGTTGGATTGACTTGAAATTTAAACTGCAtttctctcatcttattcttcATTCTGGATGGTAGAGATGTTGAAATTGGCTTCgcaaaagagaaaatatttttcttcattttacaTAGAGAAAAAATCTTTGAACAACAGTTTCTCATTCATTCACCGTTGGATCGATGTGAAATTTAGACTGCAGATTCTTCGGTGGAGATTTTGATTAGAGGTTTACATAGGGAGAAATAGGCTTTGAACAATAGCTCTATTTTTGGCTATTTTTCATCTTGTTGCTTCTCATTTGTAAACTTTGGTGCTTTGATGTTTTGGCTGGTTATATGCACGatttgtgctttgtttgagactctcttgtacctcatttgattACAGTGGAGCTATTTCATTGGTCTTGACGATTTGTGATTTTTACCTCTCATGTTGAGGGAGTTTTTCATGTCAAAATCTCGGTGTGTTCTTCGATAgatatcagtggctaagagaatagggggttgaattttggcccccttttctttctcatgTAAACTTGCTTTCTGTTATGTAAATACAAGAGATATTTTGGTTTCGACTTTTAACTCGATAGGagatacttttattttgtctcctatAGTGTAGAGTAAAAAATAGAAATGAGAGTAGATATTGACACACATATGTATCCTAGTTCAGCTACCTAGTGCAATATAGCCTACATCCAGTTTTCATCACAATAGTGACATAATTTCACTAAGCTTTTAATATATTACAATCACCAATTCTTCCTAGGATTCtactggtgcacgaatcccTATACTTTTGTACAggtgtaccagcaagtgcactgggtcgtccaagtaatacctgagcgagtcagagtcgatcccacgaggattgtggtttgaagaaagctatggttatcttgcaggtcttagttaGGTAGATCAGAAGGTTGTTGGTTTGAATGTTTGATAGAGTGAAGGAGGTCTAATATAACAGGGTGCTAATACTTTGTAAATTAAATGGAATCAGTAATAGGAATATGGTTAAGGATTaaagttgctttgtctttctgaattaattctggtattactgtcttctttgtttgtgagtgatttcttcaatggTAGGCTATATGTGATCAATGCCATGGACCGTGGTCATCAATCTTCTCTACTACAGATCAAACGCCATTATCCGTGGTCATCCAATCTAACGGAGGGTGAAGCTCTAACAGTTCATTCTCTTGGTGATCCTACTAAAAATGCcatagacaaggtcgaatctttcagatcagagaatgctgcttctttgggttctagcctctatcacagagaccctaatctcctcagaaattggctgaactggtgtctcgagaagtccccaatgaagtcatggattagccatctga
This sequence is a window from Arachis duranensis cultivar V14167 chromosome 2, aradu.V14167.gnm2.J7QH, whole genome shotgun sequence. Protein-coding genes within it:
- the LOC107474443 gene encoding uncharacterized protein LOC107474443, which produces MAITHRLKGVWGIKGGHQVLDVGFSYFLVKFDLLEDREKVLLGGPWMIAGSYVAVYGNIFGSTMVWIRITCLDINYYQEKVMKMIASTVEKPIRIDLATKSAKRKKYTRSFVKINLGLPVIKIIQVHGHMYDIEYEHLNLICEKCSCFGHVTRECAKENNNDIEKESTVKEKNLPSLFSMDNNEKTAKGSQIPVKNKNSTLEFGINAISIPIMEKHEAADLVHDNLQESHMDKDTHAKEGA